DNA from Aggregatimonas sangjinii:
ATGATAATACGCAAATCTACCAAAGTTCCCGTCAATCCTCCCTTACTCAGTTGCGAGGTCAATAGCACCTTGTTGGCATTGTTCAGATATACGATCCAGAACTCCTCGTGTTCCAGATCGCCCATTTGGGGCAACAACAGTTCGAAGGCATCGTTACTGCTATTGATTTTTGCAATCCGATGCACATCTTCCCCCCGTCTACGACGACCCATCTCCAAAGCCGCAGCGATGGTAACGGCCTTCGCCTCGCCTATACCCCTAAACTGCATTAATTGCTTGATAGACAGCTTCCCTAGTTCATTGAGATTATTGTTGACCGACGCAAGTATCCGTTTCGACAACTCTACAGCACTTTCATTTCGACTGCCCGAACCAATGAGTATGGCGACCAGTTCGGCATCGGACAGGGCCGATTTACCTTTTAGTACTAACTTTTCCCTTGGTTTATCATCATCCGACCAATGCTTTATAGAGAAAGAAGGCTGCTTTTCTTGCATCGACTAAAGATAGTGAACTAAAATTTTTATCGTAGATTTCATGAACAAAAATGAACCGATAAATTATGCAATCGCTCTTTGATACCAACACCTATGAACAGGTCTTAAAAAGAATCGATAACCTCAGCGAGGATTCGGAACGCCAATGGGGCAAAATGACGGTCGGCCAAATGGCATGGCATTGCCAGTTCCCGTTCAAAATCGGAGTAAAGAACAAAAAAGAGGGAAACGGCAATCTATTCGTAAAACTGTTTTTTAAAAAGTCGATGTACAATGATAAACCTTGGCGCAAAAACCTACCGACCGCACCATCCTTGAAAACGAAGGAGGACAAGAACCTGGAAATAGAAAAAAGCAAACTCAAACAATTGGTCACCGACTTTCACCAATGCAAAACGCGAACCGATTGGAACCCACATCCGATATTCGGAAAACTCACCCATGACCAATGGGGTATGATGCAGTTCAAACATATAGACCATCATCTCACACAGTTTGGGGTCTAGCGACCAAGAAATACGAACTATAACGCACCTAATATAAATCTGTTATCTAAGAAATTGTGATTTAGGTTCATACGTGTTTAGGGAATCGCGTAATTTGGTCGGCGCGTTAAAACAACGCAACAATCGACCGAAATTGGCAAAAAAATTTATAGAAGCCAATCCTGATTGCCCTTTCTAGAAATGTAATTGAAGGGGTTACATTTAAAACCAAGAAATGAAATACCCACCACCACACCATCAGGAAACCGAATTTTCGAATGTAGTCGAAGTGGTAAAGAACTATCCGTTTGCTACTTTGATTACGGTTAATGACAATTCTCCCTTGGTAACGCACATACCTATGGTGTACGAGCAGGACGGAAGTCGGTTCGGGAAATTGGTCGCCCATATCGACAAGTTCAACCCGCAGGTCAAAACGTTGATCAATGGAGCGGAAACAACATCCATATTCCAAGGGCCGGATTGTTACATATCCCCTTCGGTATACAGCACCAAACAGTTACCCACCTGGAACTATATTTTTGCGCACCTAAAAGGAACGGTAAAACTGTTGACCGATACGGAACAAGTGAAGGATACCATGGTTCGAATGACGTCGTTCTTGGAAGGTGAAAACCAGAGGTATGTTTTGGAACAGGATAATCCCAGAATGGAAAGTTTGGTAAATTATATCGTAGGTTTTGAA
Protein-coding regions in this window:
- the radC gene encoding RadC family protein, translated to MQEKQPSFSIKHWSDDDKPREKLVLKGKSALSDAELVAILIGSGSRNESAVELSKRILASVNNNLNELGKLSIKQLMQFRGIGEAKAVTIAAALEMGRRRRGEDVHRIAKINSSNDAFELLLPQMGDLEHEEFWIVYLNNANKVLLTSQLSKGGLTGTLVDLRIIMKKALEVGAVGLILAHNHPSGTLKPSKADQEVTQRIQKASSALDIKVLDHLIITQQDYYSFADHHIL
- a CDS encoding DUF1569 domain-containing protein, whose translation is MQSLFDTNTYEQVLKRIDNLSEDSERQWGKMTVGQMAWHCQFPFKIGVKNKKEGNGNLFVKLFFKKSMYNDKPWRKNLPTAPSLKTKEDKNLEIEKSKLKQLVTDFHQCKTRTDWNPHPIFGKLTHDQWGMMQFKHIDHHLTQFGV
- a CDS encoding FMN-binding negative transcriptional regulator, producing the protein MKYPPPHHQETEFSNVVEVVKNYPFATLITVNDNSPLVTHIPMVYEQDGSRFGKLVAHIDKFNPQVKTLINGAETTSIFQGPDCYISPSVYSTKQLPTWNYIFAHLKGTVKLLTDTEQVKDTMVRMTSFLEGENQRYVLEQDNPRMESLVNYIVGFEIRITHWEGKFKFSQDKLKKDMGLAKQELIRSQQRDISTFVNRIIQNHENGQKAPKSSDQ